The Hevea brasiliensis isolate MT/VB/25A 57/8 chromosome 1, ASM3005281v1, whole genome shotgun sequence genome has a window encoding:
- the LOC110636520 gene encoding protein ALP1-like, whose translation MGPIRGYKKRKKTDKRAEDNAYASASASVSAEKEGPVDWWDEFSKRINGLPSPSKSLDKFEQVFRITRKTFNYICSLVKEDMTAKSREFTFLNGKVLSLHDQVAVALRRLSSGDSLVTVADSFGLNHSTVSQVTWRFVEAMEEKGLQHLKWPSSELEMMQIKSKFENIQGLPNCCGVVETTHIMMLLPSSDTSSNVWLDNEKNHSMVLQGVVDPEMRFLDIVTGWPGKMQDWVVFQSSNFHKLCERGDRLNGKKLQLSEGSEIREYIIGDSGFPLLPYLIVPYEGKELSEPKAEFNKRLSATQMVANRALARLKDMWRIIHGVMWRPDKHRLPRIILVCCLLHNIAIDLEDEAQSDIPLSHQHDPDYQQQTCESVDIKAWLKWWITWHCSSNHKAVARTRQQCERDTTI comes from the exons ATGGGTCCTATAAGAGGGTACAAAAAGAGGAAAAAGACAGATAAAAGGGCCGAAGATAATGCTTATGCTTCTGCTTCTGCTTCTGTGTCTGCAGAGAAGGAAGGGCCTGTGGATTGGTGGGATGAATTTTCCAAGAGGATTAATG GTCTTCCATCTCCATCAAAGAGTTTGGACAAGTTTGAACAAGTTTTCAGGATTACCAGGAAAACCTTCAATTACATATGTTCACTTGTGAAGGAAGATATGACTGCTAAATCAAGGGAATTTACGTTTTTAAATGGCAAGGTTTTATCTTTGCATGACCAGGTTGCTGTGGCTTTAAGAAGACTGAGTTCTGGTGATTCACTAGTGACAGTTGCTGATTCATTTGGTTTGAACCACTCAACTGTCTCCCAAGTGACCTGGCGTTTTGTGGAAGCCATGGAAGAAAAGGGGCTTCAACACCTAAAATGGCCTTCTAGTGAATTAGAAATGATGCAAATAAAATCTAAGTTTGAGAACATACAAGGTCTCCCTAATTGTTGTGGTGTGGTTGAAACCACTCACATCATGATGCTGTTGCCTTCCTCAGACACTTCAAGTAATGTATGGCTCGATAATGAGAAGAATCACAGCATGGTCTTGCAGGGAGTTGTAGACCCTGAGATGAGGTTCCTAGACATAGTCACTGGATGGCCTGGAAAAATGCAAGATTGGGTGGTGTTTCAGAGTTCAAACTTCCATAAACTTTGTGAAAGAGGAGATAGGTTGAATGGGAAAAAATTACAGCTTTCTGAAGGATCAGAAATAAGGGAATATATAATTGGAGATTCAGGATTTCCTCTACTGCCATATCTTATTGTTCCATATGAGGGGAAAGAACTCTCAGAACCAAAAGCCGAGTTCAATAAACGGCTTTCTGCAACTCAGATGGTAGCCAACAGAGCATTGGCGAGGCTGAAGGACATGTGGAGGATCATTCATGGAGTGATGTGGAGACCTGACAAACATAGGTTGCCAAGGATTATCCTAGTCTGCTGCTTGCTCCATAACATAGCCATTGATTTGGAAGATGAGGCACAGAGTGATATTCCTTTGTCTCACCAGCATGACCCAGACTACCAGCAACAGACTTGTGAATCCGTCGACATAAAAG CCTGGCTAAAATGGTGGATTACTTGGCATTGTTCATCAAACCATAAGGCAGTGGCCCGGACAAGACAACAATGTGAGAGAGACACTACAATATAG